Proteins from a genomic interval of Paenibacillus sp. FSL R5-0623:
- a CDS encoding MBL fold metallo-hydrolase, with protein sequence MPKIRYNNIDNVSTDKTLKEFKQWREQRRNKVKDYSYTVPKHPPELDYLHANRDDTSITWIGHSTFFIQYYGLNIVTDPVWAEKMGFQRRLGAPGIPIQDIPPLDVILISHSHYDHLHLASLRKLITAKTLLIVPDGLKRKMIRKGFHRCQEMKWWDHMTLGGVKITFVPAQHWTRRTLFDTNTSHWGGYVLESNHPATTSAAESAATTNNQHESSTESGKNDTSKTSGGPPVLYFVGDTGYFQGFKTIGERFDIGVTLMPIGAYDPEWFMTSQHVTPEEALQGFVESGSQLMVPMHYGTFKLADDTPKEALDRLEVERERLGIGKERIRVLGHGETLRIHHEEGKQG encoded by the coding sequence ATGCCGAAAATCCGTTATAACAATATCGATAATGTAAGTACGGACAAAACGCTGAAGGAATTCAAACAATGGAGGGAGCAGCGGCGGAATAAAGTGAAGGACTACTCCTACACCGTGCCCAAACACCCGCCTGAACTGGATTATCTGCATGCCAACCGGGATGACACAAGTATTACCTGGATTGGTCACTCCACGTTTTTCATTCAATATTATGGATTAAACATCGTGACTGACCCGGTGTGGGCCGAAAAAATGGGATTTCAACGAAGGCTCGGTGCCCCCGGCATTCCGATTCAGGATATTCCACCTTTGGATGTGATTCTGATATCCCATTCCCACTATGATCATCTGCATCTGGCTTCCTTGCGTAAGCTGATTACAGCCAAGACGTTGCTCATCGTACCCGATGGACTGAAACGCAAGATGATTCGCAAAGGATTCCATCGATGCCAGGAGATGAAATGGTGGGATCATATGACTCTTGGCGGAGTCAAAATAACCTTTGTCCCTGCACAGCACTGGACGCGCCGAACGTTATTTGATACCAATACGTCCCATTGGGGCGGTTATGTATTGGAATCGAACCATCCGGCAACGACTTCAGCAGCGGAAAGTGCTGCAACAACGAACAATCAGCATGAATCATCCACGGAATCAGGGAAGAACGATACATCCAAAACATCAGGCGGTCCGCCTGTGTTGTATTTTGTGGGTGATACAGGTTACTTTCAGGGTTTCAAAACAATTGGAGAACGCTTTGACATTGGGGTTACCCTGATGCCCATCGGTGCCTACGATCCGGAATGGTTCATGACTTCTCAGCATGTGACACCCGAAGAAGCGCTGCAGGGGTTTGTTGAATCTGGCTCACAGCTCATGGTGCCAATGCATTACGGCACATTCAAGCTGGCGGATGATACGCCCAAGGAAGCGCTGGATCGGCTGGAAGTTGAACGTGAACGTTTAGGCATTGGTAAAGAGCGGATTCGGGTGCTTGGTCATGGCGAAACACTCCGCATTCACCACGAGGAAGGTAAACAGGGCTAA
- a CDS encoding cytochrome d ubiquinol oxidase subunit II: MSFEIAGIAILWTFLFGYLIVASIDFGAGFFSFYSILTGHENKIHNIIQRYLSPVWEVTNVFLIFFVVGLVGFYPDSAFYYGTALLVPGSLAIVLLAIRGVYYAYNTYGNHGQNSRIYMALYGATGLLIPAVFSTILAISEGGIIEEVGDQVFFRWREFLTNPYTWSVVLLALVSVLYISAMFLSYYAKRAGDEPAYEVLREYALLWSLPTIFASFLAFLQINKQNPEHFEQMVNISWMFIASFICFVIAVSLVWKSKYLGWCFVAVMLQFAFAWYGYGRSHLPYILYPYINIYDGFTNRTMGIALITAFSLGLLVLIPSLVLIMKLFLFDANYVRGNSGKKKG, from the coding sequence TTGAGTTTCGAAATTGCAGGCATCGCAATATTGTGGACGTTTTTGTTCGGTTACCTGATCGTTGCTTCGATTGATTTTGGCGCCGGGTTCTTCAGCTTTTATAGCATTTTGACCGGGCATGAGAACAAAATTCATAACATCATTCAGCGCTACCTGTCTCCCGTGTGGGAAGTGACGAATGTGTTTTTGATCTTTTTTGTGGTTGGACTGGTCGGATTTTATCCGGACAGCGCCTTTTATTACGGGACGGCTTTACTGGTTCCGGGTTCCCTGGCCATTGTACTGCTTGCCATCCGGGGTGTGTATTACGCCTACAATACCTATGGCAACCATGGGCAGAACAGCCGGATCTACATGGCATTGTACGGGGCGACGGGATTGTTGATTCCGGCTGTATTTTCCACCATTTTGGCGATATCCGAAGGCGGGATCATTGAAGAGGTGGGCGATCAGGTGTTTTTTCGCTGGCGTGAATTTTTGACGAATCCCTATACCTGGTCGGTTGTTTTGCTTGCACTGGTTAGTGTGCTGTACATCTCGGCGATGTTTCTATCTTATTATGCAAAACGGGCGGGGGATGAGCCAGCATATGAGGTGCTTCGAGAGTACGCGCTGCTCTGGAGTTTGCCTACCATTTTTGCAAGCTTTCTGGCTTTTCTGCAGATTAACAAACAGAATCCCGAACACTTTGAGCAGATGGTGAATATTTCGTGGATGTTCATCGCTTCGTTTATTTGTTTTGTCATTGCCGTGTCGCTGGTGTGGAAAAGTAAATATCTAGGTTGGTGTTTTGTTGCTGTCATGCTTCAGTTTGCCTTTGCCTGGTATGGTTACGGGCGATCCCACCTTCCGTACATTCTGTATCCTTACATCAATATTTACGACGGCTTTACGAATCGCACGATGGGGATTGCGCTCATTACAGCGTTTAGTCTGGGGTTACTCGTGCTCATTCCTTCGCTTGTGCTGATTATGAAGCTGTTCCTGTTTGATGCCAATTATGTGCGCGGTAATTCTGGTAAAAAGAAAGGATGA
- a CDS encoding cytochrome ubiquinol oxidase subunit I, with protein sequence MSSLDPVLLSRILTGLTLFVHIIFASIGVGVPLMIALAEWRGLRTNDMHYTLLARRWARGFVITVAVGVVTGTSIGLQLSLLWPMFMRVAGQAIALPLFMETFAFFVEAIFLGIYLYTWDRFKKKYTHMLLLIPVALGSSASAIFITTVNSFMNQPQGFTLINGIMKDIHPIAAMLNPATPTKVSHVLASSYTLSAGILAGIAAFSLLRGRDHVYYKKALKLTTVSALVFAISTVMIGDSSGKFLAKYQPEKLAAAEWHFKTMKEAPLVYGGILDENNEVKYAIEIPYALSILAGNRPDTEVKGLEEYPADLRPPLSIHYMFDLKVTTGVIILMIPVLYVLRRWLPGRKPYPKWLLLGIVLLGPLAMIAIELGWMFAEVGRQPWILRGYMKVAEAATTSTSVGWMLVLFILLYLILCFSCIRVLSKLFRNKEAEKELESLGLEGGIVH encoded by the coding sequence ATGTCATCCCTGGATCCTGTTCTGCTCAGCCGGATACTAACCGGCCTTACCTTGTTTGTGCACATTATTTTTGCCTCTATTGGTGTAGGTGTTCCACTTATGATTGCCTTGGCCGAGTGGCGAGGACTCCGAACCAATGATATGCATTACACCTTGCTGGCACGCCGATGGGCACGAGGTTTTGTCATAACCGTTGCTGTTGGTGTCGTTACAGGCACCTCGATCGGATTACAGCTCAGTCTGCTGTGGCCGATGTTTATGCGGGTAGCGGGTCAGGCAATCGCCCTGCCGCTGTTCATGGAGACGTTTGCCTTTTTTGTAGAGGCGATCTTTCTTGGGATTTACCTCTATACGTGGGATCGTTTCAAAAAGAAATATACGCATATGCTGCTGTTGATTCCGGTAGCTCTCGGCTCATCTGCATCTGCGATCTTCATTACAACGGTGAACTCCTTCATGAACCAGCCTCAGGGATTCACCCTGATTAATGGCATTATGAAGGACATTCATCCGATTGCTGCCATGTTGAATCCGGCAACGCCAACCAAAGTGTCCCATGTACTCGCCTCATCCTACACCTTGAGTGCAGGTATCCTGGCGGGGATAGCCGCCTTCAGTTTGCTTCGGGGACGGGATCATGTGTATTACAAAAAAGCACTGAAACTCACGACGGTATCTGCTCTCGTATTTGCTATCAGTACCGTCATGATCGGCGATTCCTCCGGTAAGTTCCTGGCGAAATATCAGCCAGAGAAGCTGGCTGCCGCAGAATGGCATTTCAAGACGATGAAAGAGGCACCGCTCGTCTATGGGGGGATTTTGGATGAAAACAATGAGGTGAAATATGCGATTGAGATTCCCTATGCGCTTAGCATTTTGGCAGGTAATCGTCCCGATACGGAAGTGAAAGGTCTCGAAGAGTATCCTGCGGATCTGAGGCCACCATTGTCTATTCACTATATGTTCGACCTGAAAGTCACAACCGGAGTGATCATTCTTATGATTCCTGTATTATATGTACTGCGTCGGTGGTTACCAGGGCGCAAGCCATACCCCAAATGGCTGCTACTCGGCATTGTTTTGCTGGGGCCACTGGCCATGATTGCCATCGAGCTGGGGTGGATGTTCGCTGAAGTTGGCAGGCAGCCTTGGATCTTACGCGGATATATGAAGGTGGCGGAAGCAGCCACGACGTCAACTTCGGTAGGATGGATGTTAGTGTTGTTCATCTTGCTGTATCTGATCCTGTGTTTCTCGTGCATTCGGGTACTCAGCAAGCTGTTCCGTAACAAGGAAGCAGAGAAGGAACTAGAGTCTCTGGGGCTTGAAGGAGGGATCGTGCATTGA
- a CDS encoding ATP-binding protein has protein sequence MDLIKAKQLLEWVVLKLRIPWFGTSILIILGSLSTIFPLTLFYGVQFMVGSAAALIALRLHGAIYGFVTLTVIYLLNTTVVGFVPHNLTVMLAHFMELIWMLVWQIRWKNGSLIKANAVFWVVMLLPVIYAGHFMLGLNIDDMKYEYMYVAVIGMVNALIAGIVVDFWITTGEHKSKRMGTIPLTRIAFKYVVAFVVFVSLVLLSADSRRQLGQMNDAILRDMKYAATAVVQDIDEEYVTSENMDQNMARYHHLLGVNVILLDRNDTVVASGLNTLQAGDYLDMDRFRLLKSTENLFLLSSANIHYSAVLNHWKQASFIYEAEMTAVTPYRVFIETSSTKYYPRIESIYLTTLQYLFLIIVASMIVAAPLSSKVVSPLLRLTRMTGSLPRLLFRNGKMEWPTSHVTEVQILIGNLRKMADVLLEQFEQIRHDKLTLEDRVIERTKELKNSEEVKRAIIESSIDAIIAVDSNGIIVEFNPEAERMFGLLREEVILHKEAPSLFQGASCSEIKNLLERFEYVEGKRYTIVEEISGIRRDGSVFPIEYKIVEIQLGKNETLYNLFIKDITERTRAEEDRVRHALALEKLNSELFNEKIAIQEQRDISEQFIESVREGLVMSDRSGTITIVNRRIEEMFGLGDFMGRSIEDLAQAIDTMVLTDNFNLMEQTRAFLNGETAFIETEFIFNNVDKSVFSLYMKQMDVPGKNHGFLLVFRDRTGEERLDRMKNELISVVSHELRTPVATIMGYVELMMMYDLPAAQQREFMQTISSEGKRLSSLLDDVLDIQRLDNEGMTYHMTYVPLVELVEGVAEQWNMKSAQRIYVHTFNGDFFAYADQNRMVQVLHNLVGNAVKYSPGADRIDVTLWEEEEWLCLDVRDYGIGIAEQEKDMLFNKFYRVDNSDHRQIGGTGIGLYISRKIIEDHKGTLTFISAPDKGSTFKVRLPKQDVLV, from the coding sequence ATGGATCTTATAAAGGCAAAACAGCTGCTGGAGTGGGTCGTGCTGAAGCTAAGGATACCCTGGTTTGGAACCAGCATACTGATCATTCTTGGCTCACTAAGTACTATTTTTCCACTTACCTTATTCTATGGCGTGCAGTTTATGGTTGGCAGCGCAGCAGCACTCATCGCTCTTCGTTTGCATGGGGCCATCTATGGTTTTGTCACCCTTACAGTCATCTATCTGTTAAATACCACCGTTGTCGGCTTTGTGCCGCACAATTTAACTGTCATGCTTGCCCACTTCATGGAATTAATCTGGATGCTCGTTTGGCAGATCCGTTGGAAGAATGGCAGCTTAATCAAGGCTAATGCTGTCTTTTGGGTAGTGATGTTACTTCCTGTTATCTATGCCGGGCATTTTATGTTGGGTTTAAATATAGACGATATGAAGTATGAGTATATGTATGTTGCTGTGATTGGTATGGTGAATGCGCTGATTGCGGGAATTGTAGTTGATTTTTGGATCACCACGGGTGAACACAAATCAAAACGCATGGGAACCATTCCACTAACAAGAATTGCGTTTAAATACGTAGTCGCCTTTGTGGTATTTGTTTCTCTGGTACTGTTATCCGCAGATAGCCGCAGACAATTGGGTCAAATGAATGATGCCATATTACGTGATATGAAATATGCAGCGACTGCGGTTGTTCAGGACATTGATGAAGAGTATGTAACCTCCGAGAATATGGATCAGAATATGGCGCGTTATCATCATCTACTGGGTGTGAATGTGATTCTGCTGGATCGGAATGATACAGTCGTCGCTTCTGGATTGAATACACTTCAAGCAGGCGATTACCTGGACATGGACAGATTCCGTCTTCTGAAATCAACGGAGAACCTCTTTCTGTTAAGTTCCGCAAATATCCATTACAGTGCTGTATTGAATCACTGGAAACAGGCATCTTTCATCTATGAAGCGGAGATGACAGCTGTAACACCTTATCGGGTATTCATTGAGACCAGCTCAACCAAGTATTATCCTCGAATAGAATCGATCTATCTTACCACATTGCAATACCTGTTCCTCATCATCGTGGCTTCCATGATTGTAGCGGCTCCTCTGAGCAGTAAGGTCGTTAGTCCACTCTTAAGACTAACCAGAATGACAGGTTCTCTTCCGAGGTTGCTGTTTCGAAATGGGAAGATGGAGTGGCCAACGAGCCATGTAACTGAAGTACAGATTCTTATTGGTAATTTGCGTAAAATGGCTGATGTACTGCTGGAACAATTCGAACAGATTCGTCACGATAAGTTAACTCTGGAGGACAGGGTCATAGAGCGGACCAAGGAACTCAAGAATAGTGAAGAAGTCAAACGTGCAATTATTGAATCGTCAATAGATGCGATTATCGCTGTAGACTCGAATGGAATCATCGTTGAGTTTAATCCGGAGGCCGAAAGAATGTTTGGATTGCTTCGGGAAGAAGTGATCCTGCACAAGGAAGCACCATCTCTTTTTCAAGGGGCCAGCTGCAGTGAGATCAAGAATTTGCTGGAGCGATTTGAATATGTTGAAGGTAAAAGATACACCATTGTTGAAGAAATTTCAGGTATCCGACGGGATGGTTCCGTATTTCCGATCGAGTACAAAATTGTTGAGATCCAGTTGGGCAAAAATGAGACATTATATAATCTATTCATTAAGGATATTACCGAGCGGACCAGAGCAGAAGAAGATCGTGTACGTCATGCCCTTGCGCTGGAGAAGCTGAACTCGGAGTTGTTCAATGAGAAGATTGCCATTCAGGAACAGCGAGATATCAGTGAGCAATTCATTGAATCCGTACGGGAAGGGCTCGTGATGTCTGATCGATCAGGGACTATAACCATCGTCAACCGAAGGATAGAAGAGATGTTTGGTTTGGGTGATTTTATGGGCAGATCCATTGAAGATTTGGCGCAGGCGATTGATACGATGGTATTAACGGACAACTTCAATCTGATGGAACAGACGAGAGCATTCCTGAATGGAGAAACGGCGTTTATCGAGACCGAATTTATATTCAATAATGTGGATAAAAGTGTATTTTCCTTGTACATGAAGCAGATGGATGTCCCGGGTAAAAACCATGGGTTTCTGCTGGTGTTCCGTGACCGGACAGGAGAAGAACGGCTGGATCGGATGAAAAATGAGCTCATCAGTGTGGTATCTCATGAGCTTCGAACGCCTGTAGCCACCATTATGGGATATGTGGAATTAATGATGATGTATGACCTTCCGGCAGCTCAACAGCGGGAATTCATGCAGACCATCTCTTCGGAGGGCAAGCGGCTGAGCAGTTTGCTCGATGATGTACTCGATATTCAGCGCCTCGACAACGAAGGTATGACTTACCACATGACATATGTACCGCTGGTTGAATTGGTAGAAGGGGTTGCCGAACAGTGGAATATGAAGTCTGCCCAACGGATCTACGTGCATACGTTTAATGGAGACTTCTTTGCTTATGCTGACCAGAACAGGATGGTTCAGGTTCTGCATAATCTGGTGGGCAATGCAGTCAAGTATTCTCCGGGAGCTGATCGTATTGATGTTACGTTATGGGAAGAAGAGGAATGGTTATGTCTTGATGTGCGTGACTACGGAATTGGTATTGCGGAGCAAGAGAAGGACATGCTGTTCAACAAATTCTATCGGGTTGATAATTCGGATCATCGGCAGATTGGTGGAACAGGAATCGGGTTGTACATTTCCCGTAAAATTATAGAGGATCACAAGGGTACGCTGACTTTTATATCTGCACCGGACAAAGGAAGTACGTTCAAGGTTCGACTGCCCAAACAGGACGTCTTGGTGTGA
- a CDS encoding response regulator transcription factor codes for MTIKVLLIEDEKNLADMIAFFLEEEGYITERVHHAREALQLFPQFQPDIVVTDLMLPEMDGNDLVEAFRQHSTVPILMISASTMLNDRLRALHNGADDFLCKPFSLKELDARIKALLRRSIISYKDKPVKEDKQAEVTGHVNVNEYRRTLFVDGVEIEVTHIEFEIMKELYRNPGKVFTRNELMDRIKGSERAYLDRTIDVHISSLRKKIEPDPKNPRYIKTVWGTGYKYVI; via the coding sequence ATGACTATCAAAGTACTTCTTATAGAAGATGAGAAAAATCTGGCCGACATGATTGCTTTCTTTCTTGAGGAGGAAGGATACATCACTGAACGGGTTCATCATGCCCGCGAGGCACTTCAACTGTTTCCACAATTCCAGCCGGATATTGTTGTAACGGATCTCATGCTTCCTGAAATGGATGGAAATGATCTCGTAGAAGCCTTTCGCCAGCACTCCACTGTGCCCATTCTGATGATCTCGGCAAGCACCATGCTGAATGATCGACTTCGCGCATTGCATAATGGTGCGGATGACTTTCTGTGCAAACCATTTAGTTTGAAAGAGTTGGATGCCCGGATTAAAGCACTGCTGCGAAGATCAATCATTTCCTATAAGGATAAACCGGTAAAAGAAGACAAGCAGGCAGAGGTTACTGGACATGTGAATGTGAATGAGTACAGAAGAACTCTCTTTGTGGATGGTGTTGAAATCGAGGTCACTCATATTGAGTTTGAGATTATGAAGGAATTGTACCGCAATCCGGGTAAAGTGTTTACACGCAATGAACTGATGGATCGCATCAAAGGCTCCGAACGCGCCTATCTGGATCGTACCATTGATGTTCACATCTCAAGTCTGCGTAAAAAAATAGAGCCTGACCCCAAGAACCCACGTTATATTAAGACGGTTTGGGGAACAGGCTATAAATATGTGATCTAA
- a CDS encoding virulence factor, producing the protein MNIVSIEPTPSPNTMMLHLDERLEDGIRKTYTLDNERSAPAFIRQMLHIPGVKSVFHTTDFVALDRKGNADWSVILGEVQNRLGQQGIDLDWIESEDGSGEHFGEAQVFVQFFRGVPMQIRVKAGVKEERISLSDRFVKAVTEVASATMIKERKLSDYGVRYGELPDIAREVEQELEAAYPPERLEQVIKQAIEHGTKSEEFVERRRELDGAELEEALRNEDWNVRYAAFDGMEPTTERLPLVAHALHDNKMQIRRLAVVYLGDIRTPEAMELLYEALQDSSPAVRRTAGDTLSDIGDPAATPAMTATLSDKSKLVRWRAARFLYEVGTEEAEQALRVAADDPEFEVSLQAKMALERIESGEQAAGTVWQQMAGRNKKEE; encoded by the coding sequence ATGAATATTGTTTCCATTGAACCAACACCGAGTCCAAATACGATGATGTTACATCTCGATGAACGTCTGGAGGACGGAATTCGCAAAACATATACACTGGACAACGAACGATCTGCTCCGGCGTTCATTCGCCAGATGCTTCATATTCCCGGTGTAAAGAGTGTGTTCCACACAACAGACTTTGTAGCACTTGATCGTAAAGGGAATGCCGACTGGTCCGTTATCTTGGGTGAAGTCCAAAATCGCCTTGGACAGCAAGGTATCGATCTGGACTGGATAGAATCTGAAGATGGTTCAGGCGAGCACTTCGGAGAAGCACAGGTATTTGTACAATTCTTCCGAGGCGTACCGATGCAAATTAGGGTCAAGGCCGGGGTCAAGGAAGAACGAATCTCGTTGTCAGATCGTTTTGTCAAAGCCGTAACAGAAGTCGCCAGTGCGACGATGATCAAAGAACGCAAACTGAGTGATTACGGTGTTCGATATGGTGAATTGCCTGATATTGCACGTGAAGTCGAGCAGGAATTGGAAGCCGCTTACCCGCCGGAACGATTGGAGCAGGTCATCAAACAGGCCATTGAACATGGTACCAAATCCGAAGAGTTCGTCGAGCGCCGCCGTGAATTGGATGGAGCCGAACTTGAAGAGGCTCTGCGAAACGAGGACTGGAATGTTCGCTATGCGGCATTTGACGGCATGGAGCCTACGACAGAAAGACTGCCTCTCGTAGCCCATGCCTTGCATGACAACAAAATGCAGATTCGCCGCTTGGCTGTCGTATACCTGGGTGACATTCGTACACCGGAAGCGATGGAATTGCTGTATGAAGCGCTTCAGGACAGTTCTCCTGCGGTACGCCGGACTGCCGGGGATACCTTGTCTGATATCGGTGACCCTGCCGCAACCCCAGCCATGACAGCCACTTTATCCGATAAAAGTAAACTTGTACGCTGGCGTGCAGCACGTTTTCTCTATGAGGTCGGAACTGAAGAAGCAGAGCAAGCGTTGAGAGTGGCAGCCGATGATCCTGAATTTGAAGTCAGCCTGCAGGCCAAGATGGCTCTGGAGCGGATCGAATCGGGCGAACAGGCCGCTGGAACGGTATGGCAGCAGATGGCTGGTCGTAACAAAAAAGAGGAATAG
- a CDS encoding amino acid permease, whose amino-acid sequence MQDRSNPTTTTTTTTGPSLKKGLRARHMTMIALGGSIGTGLFLASGTAISTAGPGGALIAYVAVGIMVYFLMTSLGELATFMPDSGSFNTYAARFVDPALGFAMGWNFWYNWAVTIAAELAAATVLIKYWFPDSSSMLWSLLFLVLIFSLNVLSVKGYGESEYWFAIIKVATVIIFLAVGVLMIFGIMGGEAVGFSNFTIGDAPIHGGFFAVLGVFMAAGFSFQGTELIGVAAGESENPRENVPRAIRQVFWRILIFYILAITVISLIIPYTHPNLLKGDLENIGVSPFTLVFEKAGLAIAASVMNAVILTSVLSAGNSGMYASSRVLYALARDGKAPRFLGKLNKKGIPMNALLLTTAVGMLAFLASLFGDGIVYTWLLNASGMCGFITWLGIAISHYRFRRAYVAQGRDLSDLPYRARWFPFGPIFAFVLCIIVIIGQNYQAFTGDQIDWSGAIVAYLSVPLFLVLWLGYKWIKKTKVVPLQECDFTPTDSPSDKH is encoded by the coding sequence ATGCAAGACCGCAGTAACCCAACAACAACAACAACAACAACAACTGGACCTTCCCTGAAAAAAGGATTACGCGCACGCCATATGACGATGATCGCCCTCGGTGGCTCGATTGGTACCGGGCTGTTTCTCGCAAGTGGTACCGCCATCTCAACCGCAGGCCCTGGTGGAGCATTAATTGCCTATGTGGCCGTTGGCATCATGGTTTATTTCCTAATGACCAGCCTTGGTGAGCTTGCTACCTTTATGCCGGACTCCGGTTCATTTAATACGTATGCCGCACGTTTTGTCGATCCTGCTCTCGGGTTCGCCATGGGCTGGAACTTCTGGTACAACTGGGCGGTAACTATTGCAGCAGAGCTTGCTGCCGCTACTGTACTCATTAAATACTGGTTCCCTGACAGTTCGTCCATGTTATGGAGCTTATTATTCCTCGTGCTGATCTTTTCCTTGAACGTGTTGTCCGTTAAAGGCTATGGAGAGTCCGAGTACTGGTTCGCCATTATCAAAGTCGCTACTGTTATCATCTTCCTGGCCGTTGGTGTGCTCATGATCTTTGGTATTATGGGCGGAGAAGCGGTTGGTTTCAGTAACTTCACCATCGGTGATGCGCCCATCCATGGCGGATTCTTCGCCGTGTTAGGCGTATTCATGGCTGCGGGATTTTCATTCCAAGGTACCGAGCTTATCGGGGTAGCCGCCGGTGAAAGTGAAAACCCGCGCGAAAATGTACCTCGTGCAATTCGTCAGGTATTTTGGCGCATTCTGATTTTTTACATTTTGGCGATTACCGTAATCAGTTTGATCATCCCGTATACGCATCCGAATCTGCTCAAAGGTGATCTGGAAAATATCGGTGTCAGCCCGTTCACACTGGTGTTTGAGAAAGCTGGACTCGCCATTGCAGCTTCCGTGATGAATGCCGTTATTCTGACTTCTGTACTCTCTGCCGGTAACTCAGGCATGTACGCTTCAAGTCGGGTTCTCTATGCCCTTGCCCGTGACGGTAAAGCCCCTCGTTTCCTGGGCAAGCTGAACAAAAAAGGCATTCCAATGAATGCACTTTTGCTTACAACAGCCGTTGGTATGTTAGCATTCCTTGCCTCCCTGTTCGGCGATGGGATTGTGTACACCTGGTTGCTGAATGCATCCGGTATGTGTGGTTTCATCACTTGGCTAGGTATCGCTATCAGTCATTATCGCTTCCGTCGTGCATACGTTGCACAAGGCAGGGATCTGAGCGATTTGCCTTACCGTGCACGCTGGTTCCCGTTTGGGCCCATCTTTGCTTTTGTCCTGTGTATCATCGTGATCATCGGACAGAATTATCAGGCATTCACGGGTGATCAGATCGACTGGAGTGGAGCCATCGTTGCCTACCTGAGCGTACCCCTGTTCCTGGTGTTGTGGCTTGGTTACAAATGGATCAAAAAGACCAAAGTGGTGCCGCTGCAGGAATGTGATTTCACACCTACTGATTCACCAAGTGACAAGCACTAA
- a CDS encoding class D sortase, with protein sequence MKKFSILLVLLGILIISFPFLRETYYDWQQTRVMNDLEQLQNGLSKLNHSFEQGIQDAASAEPTTDNTGTVQEDSSDTLGVLSIDKIDVRLPILEGATEDNMKVAATHLVETTRIGNNGNAAIAAHRAHKKGRLFNRLGELQIGDSMEVTLADRTIIQYKVDHISVVEPTDLSVLEDPGLGQVLTLITCDPLVNPTHRLIVRAIAVNPNVTET encoded by the coding sequence ATGAAAAAATTCTCTATTCTGCTCGTTCTACTGGGCATCCTGATCATCAGCTTTCCTTTCCTGCGGGAAACGTATTATGACTGGCAGCAAACCCGTGTCATGAACGATCTGGAGCAGTTGCAAAATGGCTTGTCTAAACTTAATCACTCCTTTGAACAAGGCATACAGGATGCAGCTTCTGCCGAGCCAACTACTGACAATACAGGTACAGTGCAAGAGGACTCCTCGGATACGTTGGGGGTGCTATCGATTGACAAGATTGATGTCCGCTTACCCATTCTGGAGGGTGCAACGGAGGACAACATGAAGGTAGCTGCAACCCATCTTGTCGAAACCACTAGGATCGGGAACAATGGTAATGCTGCCATAGCCGCTCATCGTGCCCACAAAAAAGGACGACTGTTCAATCGTCTGGGAGAACTCCAGATTGGCGATTCAATGGAAGTCACCCTGGCAGATCGAACAATTATCCAGTACAAGGTAGATCATATATCCGTTGTGGAGCCAACTGACTTATCTGTGCTGGAGGATCCCGGGCTTGGACAGGTCCTTACCTTGATTACCTGTGATCCACTCGTCAATCCAACACATCGCCTAATTGTAAGAGCTATTGCAGTGAATCCGAATGTTACGGAGACCTGA